A section of the Pristiophorus japonicus isolate sPriJap1 chromosome 4, sPriJap1.hap1, whole genome shotgun sequence genome encodes:
- the LOC139262637 gene encoding ferritin heavy chain, oocyte isoform-like — protein MASQVCQNYHQDCEDAVNKQINMELYSSYVYLSMSFYFDRDHVALRHFAEFFKGQSHENLEHAEKLMEFQNRRGGRIILADIKKPEQAEWSNGLEAMQRALQMEKNVNQSLLDLHKLSTGCTDPHNYFEFTAQKKTIQPNWATLWFMLHVSLLTPHFI, from the exons ATGGCTTctcaagtgtgtcagaactaccaccaggactgtgaggatgctgtcaacaagcagatcaacatggagctctattcctcctatgtttatctctctatg tccttctactttgaccgggatcatgttgccctgcgtcactttgctgagttttTCAAGGGGCAGTCACATGAGAAccttgagcatgctgagaaactgatggaattccagaatcggcgAGGAGGACGGATCATCTTGGCAGACATCAAG AAACCCGAGCAggctgagtggagcaatggtctggaggcaatgcagagagctctgcagatggagaagaatgtcaaccagagtctgctggatctgcacaaactctccactgggtgcactgaccctcat AATTActtcgaatttacagcacagaaaaagaccattcagcccaactgggccacgctgtggtttatgctccatgtgagcctCCTCACTCCCCACTTCATCTAG